In the genome of Malania oleifera isolate guangnan ecotype guangnan chromosome 5, ASM2987363v1, whole genome shotgun sequence, the window AAAGAAAATCAAGTCCCTTGTGAATAATAACCATTTGTTGGCCCAAGCATTGCGGTCCTCTTCAAAGCTTGTAAGATTTTTGGTTGGATgactttaatttttaatttatatggaACTACTAAAAGTAATCCAGCAATATTATTCATATTTCATGATTATATATCACCACATTATCCTATTTTTTTTCTTGCATGTGGAAGCTTGTCAGTGAAGATGGAAAGAAGGTCAGGCGAAAACACCTTTTCTCTGATAGGGACAAAGAGGACGTGCAGGTATAACATGGAAGAGTTAAGAGTATTTTTCTAATGACATGGATGATTTGCTCATTTTTTAGGACATCTTCAAAAATGTTTGTCCAAGCTCAGTGCATTTGaccatttcttatttattttccagtCTCGTACTGTCGTGGCAGAAAACTTACCTGAAGATCACTCCCATcaaaatcttgagaaaatatttggTGTTGTTGGAAGGTTGTATCTGTAACTGCTTGCTAAATTCTCTTTCTAGTTTCTTATATGTTATGAAGATCTTCCCATCCAGCTAACAGATAATATGCTGTCTTTAACAGTGTGAAAACCATCCGAATATGCCATCCCCAGGAGTCTAATTCTTCCCGTCCAAAAAGTGATATTTTTATTAGTAATAAGGTATGGAGAACAACCTAAATTGAATTTGTTCCTTCATTGACCCAAAGAGTAGTTAAAATTCGTCTATTTCGTAGATTTCCTTTCTTATTTACTCTATTTTGCTCTCTTTTAAGCTTCATGCACTTGTGGAGTATGAGACTACTGAAACAGCTGAGAAAGCAGTATGTTATCACTTGGGAACTTTTTTAGTGCAAACCTACTGTCATTTTTTTCACTCATCTTGCAACTACACTAAAAGCTTATGAAATTTTAGGTTGACAAGTTAAATGATGAAAGGAATTGGAGAAAAGGCCTTCGAGTAAGACTATTGCTTAGACGATCGGTATGTATACTCCAGCATGAATGTCATTTGATGTTTCCTTATGTCTTCTGCACCTCCAGTATGCTTGGTAGAAGATCTTAtagttttttaatattaaaatgtCCAGCCAAAATCTGTTTTAAAGAGCCGGAAGTCTGATTTTGATGGGatttatgatgatgatgatgcatgGGGCCCCGAAACTTCTGAAGACTCTTCTCAGTCTAATAACATAGACCTGGCGGCCGAAAATAATGTAGGTGATCTTTCTATTTTGACTGGTTTGGTTTGATAATCCCACTACATTTTATTAAAATTGTGTTTGGGAACATGGATTTCATATCTTATATTTGAAATTATGTGCATTTGGATGAAACTTAGCACAATTTTGTATTCTATTATCCAAATTTAAGATATGAACTCCAACCTCCCAAACATGGGGGTAAGCCTTCTTCTGAGTTCTGATACTATGGACAAAAATTCCAGTGATGATCTAAATCAATACCATTATTTGTCACAATAAGAGACAATTTTATCTCTTAATGAGGGTAACTAACTCCTCCTGCTGCAATTAACTCACTTTCATGAGAAGAGGCTTGCACCTTTGCCATCTTGGAGCATGCATTGCTTCATCAAAAATAGCATGCCAATTGCCAGCTATCCCATAGCTATTTTTATAAGATTTTTGTTGAAAAAGAAGCATCAGACCAGGAAAAATGTTTCATAATCTTATATAAACCATTTGGCAGGCTGAAGAAAATTCTGCAACATCGAAAAAAGGATGGGCTCGTGGCCGTGGGAAGTCCCGAGGACGCAGCCTGAGTCACAATGGGCGTGGGCTCCTTGCTCCATCTCCTCAACTGGGCAGCTCCATCCTGTCTGAAGCATCCACCAAGCAGGTTAACAGGGGACCAAGAATGCCAGACGGGACGAGGGGCTTCACCATGGGACGAGGGAAGCCAATAAGCACCCCAGCTCTCGCCAGTTTGCCTTCGGAGTGATGGGCGATGGGCCTTCTGTTTTCAAACTAATAGTTACTACGAATGGGCCTATGTCATCGTGAAAGAATTTTGACCAGTATCTTCTATTAGTAAATTTTGTGATGACCCGTATTGTCTGTCTATTAGTAAATTTGCCAATCCTTTAAATATAGAGTTCATAATGATTGTAGCTATTTGATCAAATTTGCTGACCTGTACTTTCTGCCTTCTTGTGGCAGCCTCTCTGTTGTTACCGTACAATTTTTTTGAGAATAATGGAATTATGCATTtacagatctctctctctctctctctctctctctctctctctctctcattttgttgTTACTCTTATAATTTACAGCATCGTTATAACGCATAAACATTGAATGTGATAGAAAAAGCAAagatattattttttctttttttagcaaCCTACTTTGAAGTTTGCCTAAAGACACTAACCTTTCCCATCCCCCGACTAACTGGGGCTCAAGGTATAATTAGGCATAGGGGATAAGTGGTTTTTTCTTAGGGATATTTTAGTACCTCTCTTACAAATGAATGTGGTATGGTGGGAATTTTCAGAcaggaatttttttaaaaaaattaaaacaaacaaaaaccaaAGAGTACTTAAGAAGAACCAATGGCTATAGGTGGTAAAGGCCAACTCCTGTTGAGTGGCAGTAGGTGGAGACGTTAGCAGCACCAACCCCTAACTGCTTCTGTTGAATTGATTGATTTCTAGAGGAGACCGGCAGCCACCTCCACCAACCCAACACATCTTAGTTGAAAGTATGTCAACTACTCCACCCCCAATCCATGACTACTTATAggagatgtatatgtgtgtgtaattGTGTGGAAGAAGTGTGAGGAACAGAGAGAAAttgtgttgagagagagagagagagttgagttgagcggtgcctcctcctccttgtatttaTTCTCCAAGTTTATAGTGAGATTGGTATGTTCCGTAAACATAGGTTAgattggaccgaaccacgttaaatctagtgttccattttttgcttatttatatttttcttgtgtgtgattgttgttcctagatcccccaacaattggtatcagtgcTAGATTGACGCAAAATCGCCAGATCGGAGCAAAATCGCTAGATTGGAGCCTCTGCCGAGTATCTCAAAACTGAGTTTTGAGCCCACTAGCGTGTTCCTCTCAACGAGACGAAGTCAACGATGCAAACTGGAGCTCAAACAGAGGTCCCATGAGCCCGCACGCGCCAACACGCGCCTCCAACagtcatgtaaatactagtgtaggattattgtctgctagtagtgtctttgtatgccaaataagatAATATGaatcctcggtcactttgatgtttcctagtgacAGGATGATAATTAcgtaaaaacctctttaggggagggtgagtgttcatcagtcattgtaaaactcactaattATTATCAACGTATttaacctacttgcctccctcgcaaaacacacaatgtcaacataggtgttgttaatgaattgcgtagattcaatgaatactgcttgcttgccactgctttcatgattgcttactatttccgctgccatttgattgaatgctaatgaaagtgtttcatggataaatattggtaaacgataggatggctagttaagcaagagtgttttagctagcgccgcacgatcCTATCGGCCCGTGACACCACGTGCCTCCAAGCGCCTCCTAATAGTCAGCGCGTAGCCTTATACACCCTCACACGCCGGCAAGCTCACGGCGAGCACTGAAGGTTGAAGAAAAGTAGACGTCAGCGTTTGTGTCAACGCCTCATCAGGTGCCACATCAGCAGTGGGCCCATCGGGCCACATCATTCGCCACGTCAATAGTGGGGCCCAACGTGCCACGACAAACGCCACGTTAGCATCGGGACCCACCCTTCCATGTCAGCAGCTAGGACCCACCCTGCCACGACATCAGCCACATTAGCAGTAACGACATCAGTAACGGCTAACGGCGTCATTATATTCCATTAAGAAGGAGAATATTCCATTAAGTTTAACGAAAAAATTGACTAGTTTGACCAAGTTTTCGGAGCCATCACAAGTCTATTTTTttaacgacttgaaccatttctaaagttttcgGCCATTCAGGGTCTAACCATGCTGTCCGTTTGAgctgattccatctctagatAGGCAAATCAAGATATCGAACGAAAAGAGTTCAAAGATCAAGATGTTTGACGACACCAATTTcgatttctggaagatgcagattgagaactacttgtttggtaaggagttacaCTTACCATTGATGGGAAAcccagaatccatgaaggagagcaaGTGGGAGTTTCTTGATCAAAAAGCTCCCGAAGCTAGCAGGATGATgctggcaaagtctgttgcctttaTTATCAAGCACATGACAACTACCAAATCTCTTATGGATGCGCTCTCCAACGTGTATGAGCAGCTATCAACCGCCAGTATGGTACACttaatgaaaatgttatttaccgTGAACATGTTcgtaggtgaaagttttagtagtaGACATCTGAACaatttcaacgagttgttggATTAACTTGCCTCAGTTGGAATTACGTTTGACAGTAAAATTCATGCCTTACTGATTCTTAGTTAGTTGCCAAAGAATTGAAAAGGTATCGAAACGAcgatcagtagctccgcaggaaaatcaaagTTGAAGTTTGACAAGgtcatcaacatgattttgaTGGAAGAGATCGAGATGCAGTCAAACActgcttccacttcaagttcagtctTGAACATGGAAATCCAAGGGAAAGGAAGCAAGCATGGGCGATCAAACTGTCGCAGCAGATCTAGGACCAGATGATCCAAATCAAGAGCTCCAGGAAATTCCAACAACCCTCAGAGCAAAAGGCAAATCCAGTGTTGGAATTGTGGCAAGACTTGCCACTACAAAAATCAATGCTGATCCCAGAAGAAGGAGTTAGAAAATAAGACCGAAGAAAATCTTGCCTCTTcttcaagagaaggagatgcatTGATATGCTCTTTGAAGAGCAAAcaagagtcttgggtcttagactttggagtctcatttcatgccacttgtagcagaaattgcctagaggagtatataccaggtaatttcggtaaggtataccttggcaatgatcaatcTTGTGATATAACCGACAAaggaattgtgaagatcaagatgaacgaGTCAGTATGGAATCTaaagtgtaacgccccgaaaattttactactctgataccatattgtaGCACCCCGAATCCGATGGGGCCAGGAGTGCTATTCTCCATAcatatatctctaataccataactaTATTGACCCAAACCCGAAGTGGGATAACGGGTATACCTGTCCATAATTCATCTAATCCAAACAgcggaaacatatacataaaatcccagatacaataccagagttctaatactATCAATCATCACACAAATATATTTCCATAACCATAATTGCAACCCATGGTGTACAAAAACATCATTATATACATATCAGTACTCACGGGCAATTACTTTTGACAAAACTATCTTAAACCCGCCCCGGAGTTCTCTAACCTTGGTTTCTCGTATTTCATGAAATGTTAagaatattgggggtgagacacctctcagtaagaaggaatagattatcatcagtgtgtggcaacatgagttctagtgtatCATAAACATATTCTGTAAATAATTTACTTTAACtggtaaatcatgtaaatctaTACTCATACATATGTAAGTCTGttaaatacatacttttcaacataagcatactttatcataataaatttctctatatatgtaaatcatcttatatatctgtatattattactttttttttttcttggatggatagttagctgatatcatgtattacatTACCCttacatgattgggttgtgtagcACGTAGGTGAGACTTAGCTATGACTGACCTACTAGCTGAGTGAAACATAACgcgtttgtaagtacgattggccaccCCAACTTAGCTTGGACTACCATAAAAAATATCCTACTCTTCAATGACCCAATCGACTACCATTCACtaacactctatctaagaagtgtggtgGAACTGATCTAacataatagctacggtaccgtgctctgaatctGAACTAATCGATCAGGGTTCTGCTACCATATAATTCGATTCATATAATATAGATGTAACATAAATCACATTTTTATAATTCTgcataaaactgtcatatcatatttctgtataaactCATCATTTCATAACTAATCACGGCATTAAGTAGGCTAAACTGTCATAATATACTGATCACAACATTAAGTCGACTgaattatcataatatactgaacattgCATTAAGCTGGCTAAATTGTAATATCGTACTGAACATGACATTAAGTCGGctgaactgtcatatcataatttcataataattataacattttctaaaaatcattatcatatcatactttttctaaatatacataaaatattctaaaaaaCTCATTTATGCGATAAAAataattatactcatgccacata includes:
- the LOC131155324 gene encoding la-related protein 6C, yielding MAQAQPEDKRHEETQEMEGRDASASFKFNAQAPEFVPRSHAQMPISGYYYPCFQFGPDWFFIEDQEPLNLISGSNFAVSNCSKNVLTDDLRLKIVKQVEYQLGDVSLLANDTLVKHMNRDPEGYVPISVIASSKKIKSLVNNNHLLAQALRSSSKLLVSEDGKKVRRKHLFSDRDKEDVQSRTVVAENLPEDHSHQNLEKIFGVVGSVKTIRICHPQESNSSRPKSDIFISNKLHALVEYETTETAEKAVDKLNDERNWRKGLRVRLLLRRSPKSVLKSRKSDFDGIYDDDDAWGPETSEDSSQSNNIDLAAENNAEENSATSKKGWARGRGKSRGRSLSHNGRGLLAPSPQLGSSILSEASTKQVNRGPRMPDGTRGFTMGRGKPISTPALASLPSE